A genomic segment from Bradyrhizobium diazoefficiens USDA 110 encodes:
- the fba gene encoding class II fructose-bisphosphate aldolase (catalyzes the reversible aldol condensation of dihydroxyacetonephosphate and glyceraldehyde 3-phosphate in the Calvin cycle, glycolysis, and/or gluconeogenesis), whose translation MARITLRQLLDHAAENDYGVPAFNINNMEQALAIMDAANQVDAPVIIQASRGARSYANDVMLKHMMDAVTEIYPHIPVCVHLDHGNEPATCMTAIQAGFTSVMMDGSLKADGKTPGDWGYNVGVTKTVTDMAHLGGISVEGELGVLGSLETGMGDKEDGHGAEGKLSHDQLLTNPDEAVKFVQETRVDALAIAMGTSHGAYKFTRKPDGDILAMKVIEEIHRKLPNTHLVMHGSSSVPQDLQDIINTYGGKMKPTWGVPVTEIQRGIKNGVRKINIDTDNRMAMTGQIRKVLKDNPEEFDPRKYLKPAMEAMTKLCKQRLQEFNTAGQASKIKKVLTTAEMAKRYAKGELDPRVA comes from the coding sequence ATGGCTCGGATCACGTTACGTCAATTGCTCGACCATGCGGCTGAGAACGATTACGGCGTACCGGCCTTCAACATCAACAACATGGAGCAGGCGCTGGCGATCATGGACGCCGCCAACCAGGTCGATGCGCCCGTCATCATCCAGGCCTCGCGCGGTGCGCGCTCCTACGCCAACGACGTCATGCTCAAGCACATGATGGACGCGGTGACCGAGATCTACCCGCACATCCCGGTCTGCGTGCATCTCGACCACGGCAACGAGCCGGCGACCTGCATGACCGCGATCCAGGCCGGCTTCACCTCGGTGATGATGGACGGCTCGCTCAAGGCCGACGGCAAGACCCCCGGCGACTGGGGCTACAATGTCGGCGTCACCAAGACCGTGACCGACATGGCCCATCTCGGCGGCATCTCGGTCGAGGGCGAGCTCGGCGTGCTCGGCTCGCTCGAGACCGGCATGGGCGACAAGGAAGACGGCCACGGCGCCGAAGGCAAGCTCAGCCACGACCAGCTCCTGACCAATCCGGACGAGGCCGTGAAGTTCGTGCAGGAGACCAGGGTCGACGCGCTCGCGATCGCGATGGGGACTTCCCACGGCGCCTACAAGTTCACCCGCAAGCCGGACGGCGACATCCTCGCCATGAAGGTGATCGAGGAGATCCACCGCAAGCTGCCGAACACGCACCTCGTCATGCACGGCTCGTCGTCGGTGCCGCAGGACCTCCAGGACATCATCAACACCTATGGCGGCAAGATGAAGCCGACCTGGGGCGTGCCTGTTACCGAGATCCAGCGCGGCATCAAGAACGGCGTGCGCAAGATCAACATCGACACCGACAACCGCATGGCGATGACCGGCCAGATCCGCAAGGTGCTGAAGGACAATCCGGAAGAGTTCGACCCGCGCAAGTACCTGAAGCCGGCGATGGAAGCGATGACCAAGCTGTGCAAGCAGCGGCTCCAGGAGTTCAACACCGCCGGCCAGGCCTCCAAGATCAAGAAGGTCCTGACCACCGCCGAGATGGCCAAGCGCTACGCCAAGGGCGAGCTCGACCCCCGCGTCGCGTAG
- a CDS encoding class I fructose-bisphosphate aldolase, with amino-acid sequence MDLTELNRIATAMVAPGKGILAADESSGTIKKRFDAIGVESTESNRRDYREMLFRSREAMSQYISGVILYDETIWQDAKDGTPLVKLIESSGAIPGIKVDEGTQGLPMCPGELVTVGLDKLAERLKKYYERGARFAKWRAVIDIGSGIPSMTAISVNAHALARYAALCQAAQIVPIVEPEVLMDGDHDIDRCYEVTQRVLNKTFQELRVQRVALEGMVLKPNMAISGKKCAKQAPVEEVAEKTIRLLKACVPAAVPGIAFLSGGQSDEEATAHLNAMHKLGPLPWGLTFSYGRALQAAPQKAWSGKAENVAAGQRAFSHRARMNGLASKGEWQSSLEKKAA; translated from the coding sequence ATGGATCTGACTGAGCTCAACAGGATCGCGACCGCCATGGTCGCGCCCGGCAAGGGCATCCTTGCCGCCGACGAATCCTCCGGCACCATCAAGAAGCGCTTCGACGCGATCGGCGTGGAATCGACGGAATCGAACCGGCGCGACTACCGCGAGATGCTGTTCCGATCCAGGGAAGCCATGAGCCAGTACATCTCCGGCGTGATCCTCTATGACGAGACGATCTGGCAGGATGCAAAGGACGGTACGCCCCTGGTCAAGCTGATCGAGAGTAGCGGCGCCATCCCGGGCATCAAGGTCGACGAAGGCACGCAAGGCTTGCCGATGTGCCCCGGCGAGCTCGTCACCGTCGGGCTCGACAAGCTCGCCGAGCGGCTGAAGAAGTATTACGAGCGCGGCGCGCGCTTCGCCAAATGGCGCGCGGTGATCGACATCGGCAGCGGCATTCCTTCGATGACGGCGATCAGCGTCAACGCCCACGCACTGGCGCGCTATGCCGCGCTGTGCCAGGCCGCGCAGATCGTGCCGATCGTCGAGCCGGAAGTGCTGATGGACGGCGATCACGACATCGACCGCTGCTATGAGGTCACGCAGCGCGTGCTCAACAAGACGTTTCAGGAATTGCGCGTGCAGCGCGTCGCGCTCGAAGGCATGGTGCTGAAACCGAACATGGCGATCTCAGGCAAGAAGTGCGCGAAGCAGGCCCCCGTCGAGGAGGTCGCGGAGAAGACGATACGGCTGCTCAAGGCCTGTGTGCCGGCGGCGGTGCCCGGCATCGCCTTCCTCTCCGGCGGCCAGTCGGACGAAGAGGCAACCGCGCATCTCAACGCCATGCACAAGCTCGGCCCGCTGCCCTGGGGCCTGACCTTCTCCTACGGCCGCGCGCTCCAGGCCGCGCCGCAGAAGGCATGGTCCGGCAAGGCCGAGAACGTCGCGGCCGGCCAGCGCGCCTTCAGCCATCGTGCACGAATGAACGGCCTCGCCTCCAAAGGCGAATGGCAAAGCAGCCTGGAAAAGAAAGCGGCCTAG
- a CDS encoding inositol monophosphatase family protein, protein MLYSATINVMVKAARRAGRSLKRDLGEIEHLQVSLKGPANFVSLADKRAEEILYQDLAKARPGYGFIGEEGGTREGTDKSHTWIVDPLDGTTNFLHGIPQFAISIGLAREGTVIAGVIYNPANDELYIAERGKGAFLNDQRLRVAGRRQLNECVVACGLPHIGRGDHEEFRREMTAIQDRVAGLRRFGAASLDLAFVAAGRLDGYWERNLQSWDIAAGMIMVREAGGTVSDIDTTGDALVTGHVVCGNEFVHGELVKILRKPA, encoded by the coding sequence ATGCTGTATTCCGCCACTATCAACGTCATGGTCAAGGCCGCGCGCCGCGCCGGCCGCAGCCTCAAACGCGATCTCGGCGAGATCGAACATCTCCAGGTCTCGCTGAAGGGACCGGCGAATTTCGTCTCGCTCGCCGACAAGCGCGCCGAGGAGATCCTCTACCAGGACCTCGCCAAGGCGCGGCCCGGCTACGGCTTCATCGGCGAGGAAGGCGGCACCCGCGAGGGCACCGACAAGAGCCACACCTGGATCGTCGATCCGCTCGACGGCACCACCAACTTCCTGCACGGCATCCCGCAATTTGCGATCTCGATCGGCCTCGCCCGCGAGGGCACGGTGATCGCCGGCGTGATCTACAACCCCGCCAATGACGAGCTCTACATCGCCGAGCGCGGCAAGGGCGCCTTCCTCAACGACCAGCGCCTGCGCGTGGCCGGCCGCCGGCAGCTCAACGAATGCGTGGTGGCCTGCGGCCTGCCCCATATCGGCCGCGGCGACCACGAGGAATTCCGCCGCGAGATGACCGCGATCCAGGACCGCGTCGCGGGCCTGCGCCGCTTCGGCGCCGCCTCCCTCGACCTCGCCTTCGTCGCCGCCGGCCGCCTCGACGGCTACTGGGAGCGCAACCTGCAATCCTGGGACATCGCCGCCGGCATGATCATGGTGCGCGAGGCAGGCGGAACGGTGAGCGACATCGACACGACAGGCGATGCGCTGGTGACCGGGCACGTGGTGTGCGGGAATGAGTTCGTGCACGGGGAATTGGTGAAGATTTTGCGGAAGCCTGCGTAG
- a CDS encoding thiamine phosphate synthase: MSNKSPPPRPAPRLYLATPVIDDPASLVAELPGLLAAADVAAVLVRLKETDQRTMISRIKALAPPVQKAGAALLIDGHAELVARGGADGAHLPGIAALKEALPSLKPDRIAGVGGLTTRHHSMDAGEIGADYLLFGEPDAKGQRPSSEAIAERLDWWAELFEPPCVGFATSLEEAYDFAASGADFVLVGEFVWADPRGAKAALIEADATIKKAHAAALASQNPAGEHG, translated from the coding sequence TTGTCGAACAAATCGCCTCCGCCGCGCCCGGCGCCGCGCCTTTATCTCGCGACGCCTGTTATCGATGACCCGGCTTCGCTCGTCGCCGAGTTGCCGGGCCTGCTCGCCGCCGCCGACGTCGCGGCCGTGCTGGTGCGGCTGAAGGAGACCGACCAGCGCACCATGATCTCGCGCATCAAGGCACTCGCGCCGCCGGTCCAGAAGGCCGGCGCCGCGCTGCTGATCGACGGCCATGCCGAACTGGTCGCGCGCGGCGGCGCCGACGGCGCGCACCTGCCCGGCATCGCCGCGCTGAAAGAGGCGCTGCCATCGCTCAAGCCCGATCGCATCGCCGGCGTCGGCGGGCTGACGACACGGCACCATTCCATGGATGCGGGCGAAATTGGCGCGGACTATTTGCTGTTCGGCGAGCCCGATGCAAAGGGCCAGCGTCCGTCGTCCGAGGCGATCGCCGAGCGGCTGGACTGGTGGGCCGAGCTGTTCGAGCCGCCCTGCGTCGGCTTTGCGACCTCGCTGGAAGAGGCCTACGACTTCGCCGCCAGCGGCGCCGATTTCGTGCTGGTCGGCGAGTTCGTCTGGGCCGATCCGCGCGGGGCCAAGGCCGCACTGATCGAGGCCGACGCCACGATCAAGAAGGCCCATGCGGCTGCGCTCGCAAGCCAAAATCCCGCGGGCGAGCACGGCTAG
- a CDS encoding tetratricopeptide repeat protein codes for MKLPRITILATLLLTVPAAAQLQITPPATTPSPPAEKQKAKPPPKKKEAAPAPKPSASPKPALPATVIPAPPTDNSNVDLVFGAYQRGQYKTAFELATARAQAGDPKAMTMLGELYSNAMGIKRDYAKALEWYKRASDAGDREAMFALAMMRIAGRGGPVDKGEAVKLMASAAKLGEPKAAYNLALLYLDGQTLPQDVKRSAELLRQAADAGLPEAQYALATFYKEGTGVPKDPERAVRLLQAASLTDNVDAEVEYAIALFNGTGTPKNQPAAVALLRKASRQGSAIAQNRLAWVLINGMGTPVDKVEGFKWHLVAKTAGKGDPELDKQLSDLPAEDRAKAEAAARKWLGAK; via the coding sequence ATGAAGCTCCCGCGCATCACCATCCTGGCCACGCTGCTGCTCACGGTGCCCGCGGCCGCGCAACTCCAGATCACGCCGCCGGCCACGACGCCGAGCCCGCCGGCCGAGAAGCAGAAAGCCAAGCCGCCCCCCAAGAAGAAGGAGGCCGCGCCGGCACCGAAGCCGTCCGCCTCCCCCAAGCCGGCGCTGCCCGCGACCGTGATCCCGGCGCCTCCGACCGACAATTCCAATGTCGACCTGGTGTTCGGCGCCTACCAGCGCGGCCAGTACAAGACCGCGTTCGAGCTCGCCACCGCCCGCGCCCAGGCGGGCGATCCCAAGGCGATGACCATGCTGGGCGAGCTCTATTCCAACGCCATGGGCATCAAGCGCGACTACGCCAAGGCGCTCGAATGGTACAAGCGTGCGTCCGACGCCGGCGACCGCGAGGCGATGTTCGCGCTCGCCATGATGCGCATCGCCGGCCGCGGCGGCCCGGTCGACAAGGGCGAGGCGGTGAAGCTGATGGCTTCCGCCGCCAAGCTCGGCGAGCCCAAGGCTGCCTATAACCTCGCTTTGCTCTATCTCGACGGCCAGACCCTGCCGCAGGACGTCAAGCGTTCCGCCGAGCTGCTGCGGCAGGCGGCGGACGCCGGCCTGCCCGAGGCGCAATACGCGCTGGCGACCTTCTACAAGGAAGGCACCGGCGTGCCGAAGGACCCGGAACGCGCTGTGCGGCTGCTCCAGGCGGCCTCGCTGACCGACAATGTCGATGCCGAGGTCGAATATGCCATCGCGCTGTTCAACGGCACCGGCACGCCGAAGAACCAGCCGGCGGCCGTCGCCCTGCTCCGCAAGGCGTCCCGCCAGGGCAGCGCGATCGCGCAGAACCGCCTGGCCTGGGTGCTGATCAACGGCATGGGCACGCCCGTGGACAAGGTCGAGGGGTTCAAATGGCACCTGGTGGCCAAGACCGCCGGCAAGGGCGATCCGGAGCTCGACAAGCAATTGTCCGATCTGCCGGCCGAGGACCGGGCCAAGGCCGAGGCCGCCGCCAGGAAATGGCTCGGCGCCAAATGA
- a CDS encoding phosphoglycerate kinase, which translates to MANKFRTLDDVDVKGKRVLLRVDLNVPMENGRVTDATRLERVAPTITELADKGGKVILLAHFGRPKGRDAKESLKPVTEALSKVLNKPVAFADDCIGEPAATAVAALKDGDILCLENTRFHKEEEKNDPAFVAELAKLGDIWVNDAFSAAHRAHASTEGLGHKLPAYAGRTMQAELDALEKALGSPTKPVIAIIGGAKVSTKIDLLENLVSKVDALVIGGGMANTFLHAQGVGIGKSLAEKDLAPTALRIIEKAEAANCAIILPVDATVAYHFAANAPSHAYGLDAIPADGMILDVGPQSVARVHAAIDDAATLVWNGPLGAFEMQPFDRGTVAAAKHAAERTKAKKLISIAGGGDTVAALNQAHVAGDFTYVSTAGGAFLEWMEGKPLPGVEVLRIK; encoded by the coding sequence AACGCGTGCTGCTGCGCGTCGACCTCAACGTGCCCATGGAGAACGGGCGCGTCACCGACGCAACCCGGCTCGAGCGCGTCGCGCCGACCATCACCGAGCTCGCCGACAAGGGCGGCAAGGTGATCCTGCTCGCGCATTTCGGCCGGCCGAAGGGACGCGATGCCAAGGAGTCGCTCAAGCCCGTCACCGAGGCGCTGTCGAAGGTCCTGAACAAGCCCGTCGCGTTTGCCGACGACTGCATCGGCGAGCCCGCGGCCACGGCCGTGGCGGCACTCAAGGACGGCGACATCCTGTGCCTGGAAAACACCCGCTTCCACAAGGAAGAGGAAAAGAACGATCCCGCCTTCGTCGCGGAATTGGCCAAGCTCGGCGACATCTGGGTCAATGACGCGTTCTCGGCCGCGCACCGCGCCCACGCCTCGACCGAAGGCCTCGGCCACAAGCTGCCGGCCTATGCCGGCCGCACCATGCAGGCCGAGCTCGATGCGCTGGAGAAGGCGCTGGGCTCGCCGACCAAGCCGGTCATCGCGATCATCGGCGGCGCCAAGGTCTCGACCAAGATCGACCTGCTCGAAAACCTCGTCAGCAAGGTCGACGCGCTGGTGATCGGCGGCGGCATGGCCAACACCTTCCTGCACGCCCAGGGCGTCGGCATCGGCAAGTCGCTGGCCGAGAAGGATCTCGCGCCGACCGCGCTGCGCATCATCGAGAAGGCGGAAGCCGCCAACTGCGCCATCATCCTGCCGGTCGACGCCACCGTCGCCTATCATTTCGCGGCCAACGCGCCGTCCCACGCCTACGGCCTCGATGCGATCCCGGCCGACGGCATGATCCTCGACGTCGGCCCGCAATCGGTCGCGCGCGTGCACGCGGCGATCGACGACGCGGCGACGCTGGTCTGGAACGGGCCGCTCGGCGCCTTCGAGATGCAGCCGTTCGACCGCGGCACGGTCGCGGCCGCCAAGCACGCCGCCGAGCGCACCAAGGCGAAAAAGTTGATCTCGATCGCGGGCGGCGGCGACACCGTCGCGGCCCTCAACCAGGCCCACGTGGCCGGTGACTTCACCTATGTCTCGACCGCCGGTGGCGCATTTCTTGAATGGATGGAAGGCAAGCCACTGCCCGGCGTCGAGGTCCTGCGCATCAAGTAG